The DNA sequence GGCAGGAACCCCTTCCAGTCGTCCCGGGGCCGGGCCTCCTCCCAGAAGGTCTCCGCCTCGCTGGTGGCCTGGGCCAGCTCCACCGCCAGCCGCTCGGGGATGCGGACGGCCTTCTCGTAGGCCCTCCTCCACTCCCGGACGTTCACCGCCTCGTCGGAGGTGGGGTCCTGGAGAAGGGGGCTTCCCTCGAGGGCGGCGAGCCACTCCCCGATCCGGGGGTCGGTGCGCCGCTGGTGGAGGAGCCGAGCCAGGGCGGCGAACTGCATGGCCCGGTGGGCGTGCCCCTTCTTGGGAATCATGGTCCGCTGGTCCCAGGCGGCCAGGGCCCCCAAGGAGGCTAGATAGGCCGTCTCCCTTTGGAAGTCCAGAAGGTTCTTGTACGCGGTCTCCGGCGTCACGGGAGTATCCTACTCCCGGTTGGAGAAAAGGGTGTGAAAGGGGTGAAGCCATGAAGGGGTGAAGCCATGAAGCGATGAGGCGATGAAGCGATGAAGCTATGAAGCGGTGAGGCGATGGAGCGATGGGTTTTCCCGCTTCACCGCTTCACCACTTCACCGCTTCAGTACAATACCCCACATGTGGCCCCTACTCGCCCTCGTCCTGGGCCTCGCCGTGGGCTCCTTCTTAAACGTGGTGATCCACCGCCTGCCCCGGGGGGAGTCCGTGGTCTTCCCCCCTTCCCATTGCCCCGCCTGCGGCCACCGGCTCTCGGCTCTGGACCTAATCCCCGTCTTTTCCTGGCTCCTCCTCAAGGGGAGGTGCCGCTACTGCCAGGCCCCCATAAGCCCCCGCTACCCCCTGGTGGAGGCCCTCACCGGGGGGGCCTTTCTCCTGGTGGCTTTTCGCTTTCCCCCTTCCTTGGAAGCCCTTTTCGCCTTCCTCTTCTTCGCCTTCCTCATCGCCTTGGCCTTCATTGACCTAGACACCTACGAGCTCCCGGACGGCCTCACCTACGGCCTTTTGGGCCTAGGCCTCCTTTACCAGGCCCTGGGCGGGAAGCTGGCGGGGGGCCTGGAAGCCGCCTTTAGGAGCGCCGGGCTTCTGGCCCTAGTGGCCGGGTACGGGGGCCTGGTCCTAAGGCGGGGAAGGGATGCCCCCAAGGAGCACCCCGTGGGCACCCACCAGGTGCACCTTGCGGCCCTCCTGGGAGCGGCCCTCGGGGGCGGGGTAGGCATGGCGGCGGGGTTTTTCAACTGGGCCCTGAACGCCCGGCTAGGAAAGCCCCTGGCCCTGCCCGACCCCCTCACCTTGGGCCTCTTCCCCCTGGCCCTCTTCCTGCGAAGTGACCCCCTCCAGGCCCTCCTGGACGGCCTCCTGGCCGCGGGGGGGGTCGCCCTGGCCGGGGGGCTCTACTGGGCGGTGCGGGACCGGCTTGTGCCGCCCTCCCCTCCTTTAGGGGCCGCTTCCCCGACAGGGGAACACCGAGAAGAAGAGCCGGTGGCCATGGGCTACGGGGACGTGAAGCTCCTGGGGGCCCTGGGGGCCTGGGCGGGGCTTCCCGGGGCCCTCCTTGCCCTCTTTCTAGCCGCCCTCTTCGGGGCCCTCTTTGGCCTGGCCCTGGGCCAGAGGAAAATCCCCTTCGGGCCCTACCTGGCCCTGGGGGGCGGGGTGGCCTTCCTCTACGGGGAGGCCCTCATCCGGGCCTACCTGGCCTGGCTTGGGCTCTAGCACTGAGAAGGAGGAGAGATGGAACTTTTGGAGGTATTGCGAAGAAGACGGAGCGTGCGCCGCTTCAAACCCTTGCCCATCCCGGAGGAGGACCTGGAAAAGCTCCTCTTCGCCCTCCAGCGGGCCCCCACCGACGCCAGCGCCCAGCTCTACTCCGTCCTCCGCGTGCGGGACAGGGCGCTTAGGGACGCGGTGGCGAGGCTTTCCGGAGACCAGGAGCACATCCGGCAGGCGGCCGAGTTCTTCCTCCTCCTGGCCGACGTCCACCGCCTGGAGCGGCTCCTCGAGCACCGGGGGCAGAAGATGGCCGCCTGGCCCCGGACCGCCCTCCACTTCGCCATTCTGGACGCGGGGCTCGCCGGGGCCTACCTGGCCCTCACCGCCGAGGCCTTGGGGTACGGGGTCTGCTTCATCGGCGGGGTGCTGGACGGGGTGGAGGCCCTGGTGGACCTCTTGGGGCTTCCCCCCGGGGTCCTGCCCGTGGCGGGCCTGGCGGTGGGCGTGCCGGACGAGGAAGGCCCCCCGAGGCCCAGGCTTCCCCGCGCCTTGGTGGTCCACGAGGACCGGTACCGCCCCTACGCCGAGGAGGACCTGGAGGAGGCCTACCGGGCCATGGCCCCCTATAGCCGGGTGGGCGACTGGAACCGGGTCCTGAGGCTCTACTTCGCCGAGGGGGGGAGGATGGAAAAGCGGGAGGCCCCCTACGGCCGGGCCCTAAGCCGGCAGGGCTTTGACCCGGACCTGCCCCGGGGGGCC is a window from the Thermus filiformis genome containing:
- a CDS encoding prepilin peptidase — translated: MWPLLALVLGLAVGSFLNVVIHRLPRGESVVFPPSHCPACGHRLSALDLIPVFSWLLLKGRCRYCQAPISPRYPLVEALTGGAFLLVAFRFPPSLEALFAFLFFAFLIALAFIDLDTYELPDGLTYGLLGLGLLYQALGGKLAGGLEAAFRSAGLLALVAGYGGLVLRRGRDAPKEHPVGTHQVHLAALLGAALGGGVGMAAGFFNWALNARLGKPLALPDPLTLGLFPLALFLRSDPLQALLDGLLAAGGVALAGGLYWAVRDRLVPPSPPLGAASPTGEHREEEPVAMGYGDVKLLGALGAWAGLPGALLALFLAALFGALFGLALGQRKIPFGPYLALGGGVAFLYGEALIRAYLAWLGL
- a CDS encoding nitroreductase family protein, producing MELLEVLRRRRSVRRFKPLPIPEEDLEKLLFALQRAPTDASAQLYSVLRVRDRALRDAVARLSGDQEHIRQAAEFFLLLADVHRLERLLEHRGQKMAAWPRTALHFAILDAGLAGAYLALTAEALGYGVCFIGGVLDGVEALVDLLGLPPGVLPVAGLAVGVPDEEGPPRPRLPRALVVHEDRYRPYAEEDLEEAYRAMAPYSRVGDWNRVLRLYFAEGGRMEKREAPYGRALSRQGFDPDLPRGAGFYSLGGLIGEALEEARGVLFRKGEAWLEREGEAFRGEGRPGEALLTALRKARGEVPDWP